A single genomic interval of Arthrobacter sp. NicSoilB8 harbors:
- a CDS encoding potassium channel family protein: MASKHGSQTDPLFLRDLDKAGRRRVLIFAVVRLVAFTVIVLGLYFLIPIGGFNDANPAAAWIRLAVIVLIFLATMAIQLRMILTAHIPQVRAAEAVVESVLLFLCLFALLYTSMSVTDLLSFSEPLDRTDALYFTTSTFATVGFGDITPTSQLARAVVSVQMIADLGALLLVAKVSFFAAGRRLGH, translated from the coding sequence ATGGCTTCGAAGCACGGCAGCCAAACGGACCCGCTTTTCCTCCGCGACCTCGATAAAGCCGGCCGAAGGCGCGTCCTTATTTTCGCGGTAGTCCGTCTGGTCGCATTCACCGTCATAGTGCTCGGCCTTTATTTCCTTATTCCAATAGGGGGTTTCAACGACGCCAATCCCGCGGCCGCGTGGATCCGGCTGGCGGTCATAGTGCTGATTTTCTTGGCCACCATGGCCATCCAATTACGGATGATCCTGACGGCGCATATCCCCCAGGTCCGGGCGGCAGAGGCGGTCGTCGAATCCGTTTTGCTGTTCTTGTGTCTCTTTGCCTTGCTCTACACATCCATGTCGGTAACAGACCTGTTGTCATTTAGCGAACCCCTGGACAGAACAGACGCGCTCTACTTCACAACCAGCACGTTTGCCACAGTTGGGTTCGGCGACATTACGCCGACAAGTCAACTGGCCCGCGCAGTCGTATCCGTGCAGATGATTGCTGATCTGGGGGCTCTCCTTTTAGTGGCAAAAGTGTCCTTTTTTGCGGCCGGCCGGCGTCTGGGCCATTAG
- a CDS encoding IclR family transcriptional regulator, translating into MTAFPEKDPDRAGPAAPAPARGKRPKQGEPVIDRALSLLAVFSDRRRALTLSEMARYADMPAPTALRLIARLVAWGALERLEDGRYVVGVRLWEVASLSPRGHGVREIALPYLEDLFEVTRHHVLLAVRDKNEAVLIERLSSKEATEVAYRVGGRAPLRSTAVGLVLLAGADTAFQESVIQQPADVEAGVDAMPEGQLRRTLSDVRRTGVAMIRRSAPSRTVSVASPIFDAQGAVVAALSIVVPDGATPPNVLAPAVQATARAVSRNLGYRAEVSAVSR; encoded by the coding sequence ATGACAGCATTCCCGGAAAAGGATCCGGACAGGGCGGGGCCGGCCGCCCCCGCTCCTGCCCGCGGCAAACGCCCCAAACAGGGCGAACCGGTCATCGACCGGGCCCTCAGCCTTCTCGCCGTCTTTTCCGACCGCCGGCGGGCGCTGACGTTGTCGGAAATGGCCAGATACGCCGACATGCCCGCCCCGACAGCACTCCGCTTGATTGCCCGGCTGGTTGCCTGGGGCGCCTTGGAACGACTCGAGGACGGCCGTTACGTGGTGGGCGTGAGGTTGTGGGAAGTCGCGTCACTGTCGCCCCGCGGTCATGGCGTGCGGGAAATTGCGCTGCCGTATCTGGAAGACCTCTTTGAGGTGACGCGCCATCACGTCCTGCTGGCGGTGCGCGACAAGAACGAGGCCGTGCTGATCGAACGGCTGTCCTCCAAAGAGGCAACCGAGGTGGCCTACCGGGTTGGCGGCCGCGCGCCGCTGCGCTCGACTGCAGTAGGCCTGGTTCTGCTCGCCGGAGCCGACACGGCCTTCCAGGAATCCGTCATCCAGCAGCCCGCTGACGTGGAGGCCGGCGTGGACGCGATGCCGGAGGGGCAGCTTAGACGCACGCTTTCCGACGTGCGCCGCACCGGCGTCGCCATGATCAGAAGGTCGGCGCCCTCCCGGACAGTGTCCGTGGCCTCGCCCATTTTTGACGCCCAGGGCGCCGTCGTCGCAGCACTTTCCATTGTGGTTCCCGACGGCGCCACTCCCCCGAACGTGCTGGCGCCGGCAGTTCAGGCAACGGCCAGGGCGGTGTCCCGAAATCTCGGGTACAGGGCCGAAGTCAGCGCCGTTTCGAGGTAG
- a CDS encoding SHOCT domain-containing protein, with amino-acid sequence MSFFQNFWDIVWWLFCVYAIFAFLWALFMVIADLFRDHELSGWWKAVWIFFLAFVPFLSLLVYMVARGKGMTERSREQARKSQAEMDSYIRQAAAASPSEEIAKAKALMDAGTISAAEFERIKSRVIA; translated from the coding sequence ATGAGTTTCTTCCAGAACTTTTGGGACATTGTCTGGTGGTTGTTCTGCGTCTACGCAATTTTCGCCTTCCTGTGGGCATTGTTCATGGTCATTGCTGATCTCTTCCGGGACCACGAACTCAGTGGCTGGTGGAAGGCCGTCTGGATCTTCTTCCTGGCCTTCGTGCCCTTCCTGTCGCTGTTGGTATACATGGTCGCGCGCGGCAAGGGAATGACGGAGAGGTCCAGGGAACAGGCCCGCAAGAGCCAGGCGGAAATGGATTCCTATATCCGGCAGGCCGCCGCAGCGAGCCCCAGTGAGGAGATCGCCAAGGCCAAGGCGCTCATGGACGCCGGAACCATCAGCGCGGCGGAGTTCGAACGGATCAAAAGCAGAGTAATTGCCTGA
- a CDS encoding GAP family protein, which translates to MLNTLASLVLFALAGAVSTVPVSVTIMILLSPNPRRGALPFLIGSLVGSIVMVSLSAVGLQLLPVRPPLLRKDEWVAQFGIVIGAMLIGYSLYLFVSKSRRENAMLGKMKSRFRSARPWEFVVLGLGLNLRPKAILLAVAAGAVIGVQGLPPLEGSVLVLAYAAVVQSAVVVPVAVWLHSPERAQVPLTALYNWLQRHGRRIAAIVTLAIGLFIVGYSFLQL; encoded by the coding sequence ATGCTGAACACGTTAGCCAGTCTGGTGCTCTTCGCCCTCGCCGGGGCCGTGAGCACCGTGCCCGTCAGCGTGACGATCATGATTCTGCTCTCGCCAAATCCACGCCGCGGCGCGCTTCCCTTCCTCATCGGCAGCCTCGTCGGTTCAATTGTGATGGTGAGCCTGTCGGCGGTCGGGCTCCAGCTCTTGCCCGTCAGGCCGCCGCTCCTGCGCAAGGACGAATGGGTGGCCCAGTTTGGCATTGTGATCGGTGCAATGCTGATCGGCTACTCCCTGTACCTCTTCGTGAGCAAGAGCCGGCGGGAAAACGCCATGCTCGGCAAGATGAAGTCGAGGTTCCGTTCGGCCCGGCCCTGGGAATTCGTCGTCCTGGGCCTGGGCCTAAACCTGCGTCCCAAGGCAATCCTGCTGGCCGTCGCGGCAGGTGCCGTGATCGGTGTCCAGGGCCTGCCGCCGCTGGAAGGAAGCGTACTGGTCCTCGCGTACGCCGCGGTGGTCCAGTCCGCCGTCGTTGTTCCGGTCGCCGTGTGGCTCCACTCTCCGGAGCGCGCCCAAGTGCCCCTGACCGCCCTCTACAACTGGCTGCAGCGCCACGGCCGCAGGATAGCGGCGATCGTCACCCTCGCGATCGGACTCTTCATCGTCGGCTACAGCTTCCTGCAACTCTGA
- a CDS encoding MFS transporter: MTVPNDAGNQPVQFNQKLALLLAMAMFVLVVDTSIMNVSISAVVRDINSTVSDLQAAIALEALVSAAFILIGGKVGDLIGRKRAYVLGLCGYAVGAVAMTLAQSITAILIFWALIGGLGASLLLPAMQSLIHGNFDGDARKRVYAFVGASAAIAAAVGPLLGGFITTFLSWRVAFLLEAVIIAVVLSGIKLVKDVPYTGPREFDVVGSLLSVLGMGGIVLGILVWQEGGEAVGALLIVGAAGLGGLFFWLVRRERLKKPMLLDPGLFRSQGFRFGATQQMLQQVTLGGTMIVLPIYLQMVLEYNAMQAGLSIAPLSLSMFGIALLAGKRAGTRRPASIIRWGFILLLVGLLAILPVVPRADSGWWLLVPLIIAGCGLGLLVSQLNNYTLSPISDERVSEAAGVNSAAGSFGLSFGLAFAGAIMLASLSLIFTAMATSSTVLPPAEQQQVAQALEEDAQVLSNTQLSELLVSQPADIQAEVIRINTDARPIALQIGLLIPILASVAGLLISFRMMRIPDPKPSGTGEGAFLD, encoded by the coding sequence ATGACCGTTCCCAACGACGCCGGGAACCAGCCGGTGCAGTTCAACCAGAAACTCGCGCTGCTGTTGGCGATGGCGATGTTCGTGCTCGTTGTCGACACATCGATCATGAACGTCTCGATCTCCGCTGTTGTCAGGGACATCAACAGCACCGTCAGTGACCTTCAAGCGGCTATTGCCCTTGAAGCGCTGGTATCCGCCGCGTTCATCCTGATCGGCGGCAAAGTGGGCGACCTGATCGGACGCAAGCGCGCCTATGTCCTGGGCCTCTGCGGATACGCTGTGGGCGCCGTGGCGATGACGCTGGCTCAGAGCATCACGGCGATCCTCATTTTCTGGGCCCTGATCGGCGGCCTGGGCGCCTCGCTCCTTCTTCCGGCGATGCAGTCCCTCATCCACGGCAACTTCGACGGCGATGCCCGCAAGCGCGTCTATGCGTTCGTCGGGGCCTCGGCGGCGATCGCCGCCGCCGTCGGGCCCCTCCTGGGCGGCTTCATCACCACATTTCTGTCCTGGCGGGTGGCCTTCCTGCTGGAAGCGGTCATCATCGCCGTCGTCCTGTCCGGAATCAAGCTCGTGAAGGACGTCCCGTATACGGGACCCCGGGAGTTCGACGTCGTCGGATCACTCCTTTCCGTCTTGGGCATGGGCGGAATCGTCCTGGGAATACTGGTCTGGCAGGAAGGCGGCGAGGCTGTTGGCGCCCTCCTGATTGTCGGGGCGGCCGGACTGGGCGGGCTCTTCTTCTGGCTCGTGCGGCGTGAGCGCCTCAAAAAGCCGATGCTGCTGGATCCAGGGTTGTTCCGGTCGCAAGGCTTCCGGTTCGGCGCTACACAGCAAATGCTCCAGCAGGTCACCCTCGGCGGCACCATGATCGTGCTGCCGATCTACCTTCAGATGGTGCTCGAGTACAACGCGATGCAGGCAGGGTTGTCCATTGCGCCGCTCTCACTGAGCATGTTCGGCATTGCCCTGCTGGCCGGCAAGAGGGCCGGGACGCGGCGCCCTGCAAGCATCATCAGATGGGGCTTCATTCTCCTGCTGGTGGGTTTGCTCGCGATCTTGCCTGTTGTGCCGCGCGCTGACTCCGGCTGGTGGCTCTTGGTCCCGCTGATCATTGCGGGCTGCGGCCTCGGGCTGCTGGTGTCGCAGCTGAACAACTACACGCTGTCCCCGATCTCGGACGAGCGCGTCAGCGAGGCTGCCGGAGTGAACTCGGCCGCAGGGTCGTTCGGATTGTCGTTCGGTCTCGCGTTCGCCGGCGCCATCATGCTGGCCTCGCTGTCGTTGATTTTCACCGCCATGGCGACCTCGAGCACGGTGCTCCCGCCCGCCGAACAGCAGCAGGTGGCGCAGGCGCTGGAGGAGGACGCCCAGGTCCTCAGCAACACCCAACTCTCGGAACTCCTCGTCAGCCAGCCGGCGGACATCCAGGCCGAAGTCATCCGCATCAACACGGACGCCCGGCCCATCGCCCTGCAGATCGGTCTGCTGATCCCGATTCTCGCCAGCGTGGCCGGCCTCTTGATCTCCTTCCGCATGATGCGGATCCCTGATCCCAAGCCCTCCGGCACCGGCGAGGGCGCATTCCTGGATTGA
- a CDS encoding LuxR C-terminal-related transcriptional regulator, which translates to MRGLGALERPRLESALSASADSHRLTLVAAPAGYGKSTLLGDWVRKCDLPCAWLSLDRFDTQPARLFSGVVGAVQAAAGRLPLPGTDALLALDQGLAHDRAASYDLLLGALEHLTEPIALVIDDVHLAGPGLANGIVGVLAASAPPSLRLVLSGRGHTSIQLERFRYGEGLGELRAAELALTREEVAQFATSLGQDGDFDAGSLWAVTGGWPVAVHASLVSLAQSRNVPVTTPGSTPAHIPLADYVAEEILDQLEPALAEFILRATTSDWLGRRLAVELYGRPRGGVLLEECLRNGLFIEEHDYRGGESMYRWQSLFAAQCRRILQRRDPLLAERLHRVAARYYQDTDVVECAAQALQGRAPRQAVISLGAHWLEFVLGKDAQTLERLCRELPAPWNEDPEILMIRSVCRVLAGDAAAASELSERALSRTFVLDAVRRRQLDGYRVLFESSPAGGRLDLLTTLADDGRSAVGASDDGRSASCSSGLFLLAQAEYRLHRSSDQATVLLHAVSGSGNPKQLEAVEIPAQADLALAFAAAGDLVGADEHATQAVGRAEALGWSSRQRIAPAWLARGIACYWRDDLTAARTCLVKAQRLGSDLFPAGPLSAVYRVLVDHAAGDAPRLADSGAALESFHTRGFYAVSGDALHTIAVAKLAEAQGNVAGALAIVQPLGAGGHGALADALLAEMLRRGGDVDAAQRCAESVADRRRNSYVDTCLSLTEALLANGTGDTAAAHERLEHAVQRAEPESVLRPFVERRGELADLLVQHAVWGTAHESFIAALMARETQGETRLRPQSYWSLTEREREVLAYMRSIMTAAEIADALYISVNTVKTHERSIYRKLGAGSRRDALKTAAKRGIV; encoded by the coding sequence GTGCGAGGCCTCGGAGCGCTGGAGCGCCCGCGCCTGGAAAGCGCCTTGTCCGCGTCCGCCGATTCGCACCGTCTGACGCTCGTCGCGGCACCAGCCGGCTACGGCAAGTCCACGTTATTGGGTGACTGGGTCCGCAAGTGCGATCTTCCGTGCGCGTGGCTGTCGCTCGACCGGTTCGATACTCAGCCCGCACGGCTGTTTAGCGGGGTCGTCGGAGCGGTGCAGGCCGCGGCCGGCAGGCTTCCGCTGCCCGGCACAGATGCCCTCCTGGCCCTCGACCAGGGCCTTGCCCACGACCGGGCCGCCTCCTACGACCTACTCCTCGGTGCCCTGGAGCACCTCACCGAGCCGATTGCCCTGGTGATCGACGACGTTCATTTGGCAGGGCCGGGGCTGGCCAACGGAATCGTCGGGGTCCTCGCGGCCTCGGCACCCCCTTCATTGCGGCTGGTGCTCTCCGGACGTGGCCACACGTCCATCCAGCTGGAAAGGTTCCGGTACGGCGAGGGCCTTGGCGAGCTTCGCGCCGCCGAACTCGCCCTCACCCGGGAGGAAGTTGCCCAGTTTGCCACATCGTTGGGACAGGACGGAGACTTCGACGCCGGATCCCTGTGGGCGGTGACAGGCGGCTGGCCGGTCGCCGTCCACGCCAGCCTGGTTTCATTGGCGCAATCCCGCAACGTACCGGTCACGACGCCGGGCTCCACGCCGGCGCACATCCCCCTGGCCGACTACGTCGCGGAAGAGATCCTCGACCAGCTCGAACCGGCGCTGGCGGAGTTCATCCTTCGGGCCACCACGAGCGACTGGCTCGGCCGTCGGCTCGCCGTTGAACTCTATGGCCGGCCCCGCGGCGGCGTGCTGCTTGAGGAATGCCTCCGCAACGGTCTCTTCATTGAGGAGCACGATTACCGCGGCGGTGAATCCATGTACCGCTGGCAGTCACTCTTCGCGGCGCAATGCCGGCGGATACTTCAGAGGCGGGATCCCCTTCTGGCCGAGCGGCTGCACCGCGTGGCGGCGCGGTACTACCAGGACACCGACGTCGTCGAGTGCGCAGCCCAGGCGCTGCAAGGGCGTGCACCCCGGCAGGCAGTGATATCCCTCGGAGCGCATTGGCTCGAGTTCGTGCTTGGAAAGGATGCCCAGACCCTGGAGCGGCTGTGCAGGGAACTGCCGGCGCCGTGGAACGAGGACCCAGAGATCCTGATGATCCGGTCTGTCTGCCGCGTCCTTGCCGGCGATGCCGCGGCAGCATCGGAGCTCTCCGAACGGGCGCTGTCACGGACTTTTGTGCTGGATGCAGTCCGCCGCCGGCAGCTTGACGGCTACCGGGTCCTCTTCGAGTCTTCGCCTGCCGGTGGCCGTCTGGACCTTCTCACTACCCTGGCGGACGATGGCCGGTCAGCTGTTGGCGCTTCAGACGACGGCCGTTCCGCTTCCTGCTCGTCCGGACTCTTCCTCCTAGCCCAGGCGGAATATCGGTTGCACCGCAGCAGCGATCAGGCGACCGTACTGCTCCACGCAGTCAGCGGCAGCGGCAACCCCAAACAACTGGAAGCGGTGGAAATCCCCGCCCAGGCGGATCTCGCGTTGGCTTTCGCGGCAGCCGGCGACCTGGTCGGCGCGGACGAACATGCCACCCAAGCCGTGGGGCGGGCAGAAGCGCTGGGCTGGAGTTCGAGGCAGCGGATCGCTCCGGCCTGGCTGGCACGCGGTATTGCGTGCTACTGGCGCGATGACCTGACAGCCGCGCGGACGTGCCTGGTGAAAGCCCAGCGATTGGGCAGCGACCTCTTCCCGGCCGGTCCGCTCAGCGCCGTTTATCGGGTGCTGGTCGATCATGCCGCGGGTGATGCGCCCCGGCTTGCCGACTCCGGTGCGGCGCTGGAGTCCTTTCACACCCGTGGGTTCTACGCCGTGTCGGGAGATGCCCTGCATACCATCGCCGTGGCAAAACTCGCCGAAGCCCAGGGGAACGTCGCCGGTGCGTTGGCGATCGTTCAACCGCTGGGCGCCGGAGGCCATGGGGCGTTGGCGGACGCCCTGCTGGCGGAGATGCTGCGTCGCGGAGGGGACGTCGACGCTGCCCAGCGCTGTGCGGAGTCAGTGGCCGACCGCCGTCGGAACTCCTATGTCGACACCTGCCTGAGCCTGACCGAGGCGCTTCTGGCGAACGGGACCGGGGATACTGCGGCCGCACACGAGCGGCTTGAACACGCAGTCCAACGGGCCGAACCCGAGTCAGTTCTGCGGCCTTTCGTGGAGCGGCGAGGCGAACTCGCGGACCTGCTTGTGCAGCATGCGGTCTGGGGGACCGCCCATGAGTCCTTCATCGCGGCCCTCATGGCACGCGAGACGCAAGGTGAGACCCGTCTCCGGCCCCAGTCGTATTGGAGCCTGACGGAACGTGAACGCGAAGTCCTTGCCTACATGCGCTCCATCATGACCGCGGCCGAAATTGCCGACGCGCTGTACATTTCGGTGAATACCGTCAAGACGCACGAACGGTCCATCTACCGCAAACTTGGTGCGGGAAGCCGGCGGGACGCCCTCAAGACTGCAGCCAAGCGCGGCATCGTCTGA
- a CDS encoding family 1 glycosylhydrolase, whose protein sequence is MTDSFAFPHDFLWGVATAAHQVEGNNTNSDCWFLERLPGTIFAEPSGDAVDHYHRYREDIALIAGLGFTSYRFSLEWARIEPEEGHFSVAELNHYRRVLETCHEHGLTPVVTFHHFTSPRWLLAAGGWEDPQTPERFARYCDRAMRHLGDLIGVACTLNEPNLPWLLKELGLGGEAPERRADVPLWAAAADRLGIDASRVAPFQFTVSEPGFDIKLAAHHEGRAAIKAIRPELPVGWTLANTDIQAAGRGQERADRIRREVNERFLVASRDDDFVGVQTYGRTVFGPDGVASVPEGAETNQMGEEIYPEALEATIREAARVAGIPVIVTENGLATDDDCQRLAYLRTAVAGVASCLADGIDVRGYIAWTAFDNFEWIFGYRPKFGLIAVDRTTQERTPKESARWLGGHARTSSARLAPWAVDAPTR, encoded by the coding sequence ATGACCGACTCTTTTGCCTTCCCGCACGATTTCCTGTGGGGCGTCGCCACGGCAGCCCACCAAGTTGAAGGAAACAACACCAACAGTGACTGCTGGTTCCTGGAGAGGCTCCCAGGCACGATCTTCGCCGAACCGTCCGGGGACGCCGTCGACCACTACCACCGGTACCGCGAGGACATCGCCCTGATCGCCGGCCTGGGGTTCACCAGCTACCGCTTCTCGCTGGAGTGGGCACGCATCGAGCCCGAGGAAGGCCATTTCTCGGTGGCGGAACTTAATCATTACCGCCGCGTGCTGGAGACCTGCCATGAGCACGGACTCACCCCGGTAGTCACCTTCCATCACTTCACCTCACCCCGCTGGCTCCTGGCGGCCGGCGGCTGGGAGGACCCGCAGACTCCCGAACGGTTCGCCCGCTACTGCGACCGGGCGATGCGGCACCTCGGCGACCTCATCGGCGTCGCCTGCACACTCAACGAGCCCAACCTCCCGTGGCTGCTCAAGGAGCTCGGGCTGGGCGGCGAGGCCCCCGAGCGCAGGGCGGACGTGCCGCTGTGGGCGGCAGCGGCTGACCGGCTCGGGATCGATGCAAGCCGCGTGGCGCCCTTCCAGTTCACGGTTTCCGAGCCGGGCTTCGATATCAAGCTCGCGGCGCACCACGAGGGCCGGGCCGCCATCAAGGCGATCCGGCCGGAACTCCCGGTCGGGTGGACGCTGGCCAACACCGACATCCAGGCGGCCGGACGCGGACAGGAGCGGGCGGACAGGATCCGCCGTGAGGTCAACGAACGCTTCCTCGTGGCGTCCCGCGACGACGACTTCGTGGGAGTCCAGACATACGGCCGGACGGTCTTCGGCCCGGACGGGGTGGCATCGGTCCCCGAGGGTGCCGAGACGAACCAGATGGGCGAGGAAATCTACCCCGAGGCCCTCGAAGCGACGATCCGTGAGGCGGCCCGCGTCGCCGGCATCCCCGTCATTGTCACGGAGAACGGCCTGGCGACTGACGACGACTGCCAGCGCCTGGCCTACCTCCGCACGGCGGTAGCCGGCGTGGCCTCCTGCCTCGCCGACGGCATTGACGTCCGCGGCTACATCGCCTGGACCGCCTTCGACAACTTCGAGTGGATCTTTGGCTACAGGCCGAAGTTCGGCCTCATCGCGGTGGACCGGACCACGCAGGAACGGACCCCGAAGGAGAGTGCACGGTGGCTGGGCGGGCACGCCCGCACCAGCAGCGCCCGGCTGGCCCCCTGGGCAGTTGACGCTCCCACCAGATAG
- a CDS encoding class II glutamine amidotransferase: MCRWLAYSGSPINLEELLYKPANSLVMQSRHARLGVETTNGDGFGVGWYGSAPYPGLFHSTEPAWHDRNLRELSGQASSGRVFAHIRASTGSAVQQTNCHPFRHRRWLWMHNGLITDFPAVKRDLAMAVEPSLFPQIEGATDSELFFFLALTFGLEQDPHGAVSAAVGLIEDVGRQHGIDFPIQMTVATTDGDTTWAFRYSSEGRSRSLFHSTDVATLRAQYPDNPMLHALSDDARLIVSEPLGDLRGAWREVPESTCVVVHGGGEDLLEFSPAVV; the protein is encoded by the coding sequence ATGTGTCGTTGGCTCGCGTATTCGGGTTCGCCGATCAACCTTGAGGAGCTTTTGTACAAACCCGCCAACTCGCTCGTGATGCAAAGCAGACACGCACGGTTGGGAGTTGAAACCACCAACGGGGACGGCTTTGGTGTTGGCTGGTATGGTTCGGCGCCGTATCCCGGACTGTTCCACAGCACGGAGCCGGCCTGGCACGACCGTAACCTCCGCGAACTGTCCGGCCAGGCGTCATCCGGGCGGGTTTTCGCACATATCCGGGCCTCGACCGGCTCGGCTGTCCAACAGACGAACTGCCATCCGTTCCGGCATCGCCGATGGCTGTGGATGCACAACGGGCTCATCACGGATTTTCCGGCGGTGAAGCGTGACCTGGCCATGGCCGTGGAACCTTCGCTTTTTCCGCAGATCGAGGGAGCTACGGACTCGGAGCTGTTCTTCTTCCTCGCGCTCACCTTCGGCCTGGAGCAGGATCCCCACGGGGCCGTTTCTGCCGCGGTAGGGCTGATTGAAGACGTCGGAAGGCAGCACGGCATCGATTTTCCGATCCAGATGACGGTGGCAACCACCGACGGCGACACCACCTGGGCGTTCCGCTACTCAAGCGAAGGCCGGTCCAGGTCGCTGTTCCACAGCACTGACGTCGCGACGCTTCGCGCCCAGTACCCGGACAACCCCATGCTCCATGCCCTCTCGGACGACGCCCGGCTGATTGTCTCCGAGCCGTTGGGCGACTTGCGCGGCGCCTGGCGGGAAGTGCCGGAGTCCACATGCGTTGTGGTCCACGGCGGCGGGGAAGACCTGCTGGAGTTCTCGCCCGCAGTTGTCTAG
- a CDS encoding universal stress protein produces MTNSDPFVIVVGFDGSKQSHGALEWAIEESRYRDAELRVVTVWNKAPMSWYPALLETAAGEIVAEESPEQQAEALSAAAAAAAAAAGVNVVTRTVHHDSAASAILGAAREADLVVIGSRGHGGFAGMHIGSVSTHVVGHSPCPVLVVRPKAAGASS; encoded by the coding sequence ATGACAAATTCAGATCCCTTTGTGATTGTGGTTGGGTTTGACGGTTCGAAGCAATCGCACGGCGCCCTCGAATGGGCCATTGAAGAGTCCCGATACCGCGATGCGGAACTGCGGGTAGTGACAGTCTGGAACAAGGCGCCGATGTCGTGGTATCCGGCGCTGCTGGAAACCGCCGCAGGGGAAATCGTGGCAGAGGAGTCCCCGGAGCAGCAGGCTGAGGCCCTCAGCGCGGCGGCGGCCGCGGCGGCGGCCGCGGCGGGTGTGAACGTTGTGACGCGGACCGTCCATCACGACTCTGCGGCATCGGCCATTCTCGGGGCCGCACGCGAAGCCGACTTGGTCGTCATCGGCTCCCGCGGCCACGGTGGCTTTGCCGGCATGCACATCGGCTCGGTCTCGACGCACGTGGTAGGCCACTCTCCGTGCCCTGTGCTGGTGGTGCGTCCGAAGGCGGCGGGCGCGTCCAGCTGA
- a CDS encoding AI-2E family transporter, which produces MEPASSESDPRPALPRTVTILLTLAGATVVAFGLGAMRGIVTPIFFAFVLTLCVHPIRRWMQARGISRGIATGTTIAAVFGLLTAFAAVLIASLAQFSALLPQYAPQVAQLGASLAGLLESVGFGPEQAQEVLNGFTPGRIIGFLGGLLGNIASLVGSLVVILTMLILMAVDGSRVPALLTHLNYHRPALVTAFIGFGIGVRRYMVATTVLGIAQGLFNWLVLVILQVPGALLWGLLSFICSFIPNIGYFIAIVPPLFFGFLTGGWPTVVAIIVIYGGINSVIQSIIQPKYVGNAVSLSETLTFASVLFWALLLGPVGAILAVPLTLFVRTILLDSDPSMSWWRPFTGDRTDLQVLLKQEDEAIRARRGRPRPGRPETGSAPKA; this is translated from the coding sequence ATGGAGCCGGCATCATCGGAATCCGATCCACGCCCTGCCCTCCCCCGCACCGTCACGATCCTGCTCACACTGGCCGGCGCCACTGTCGTGGCGTTCGGCCTTGGCGCCATGAGGGGAATCGTCACCCCCATATTCTTTGCGTTCGTTCTCACGCTGTGTGTTCATCCCATTCGCCGCTGGATGCAAGCACGGGGAATTTCCCGGGGCATCGCCACGGGGACAACCATCGCAGCCGTCTTCGGGTTGCTGACAGCTTTCGCGGCTGTCCTGATTGCCTCCCTCGCACAGTTCTCCGCGCTGCTGCCGCAATACGCCCCCCAGGTGGCCCAACTCGGCGCCAGTCTCGCCGGTCTGTTGGAATCGGTAGGTTTTGGGCCAGAGCAAGCCCAGGAAGTCCTCAACGGGTTTACGCCGGGCCGTATCATCGGGTTCCTCGGCGGCCTCCTGGGGAATATTGCGAGCCTGGTGGGGAGCCTCGTGGTCATCCTGACCATGCTCATCCTCATGGCCGTTGATGGCTCCCGCGTACCGGCCCTCCTGACGCATCTGAACTACCACCGGCCGGCACTGGTCACCGCGTTCATCGGCTTCGGTATAGGTGTGCGCCGTTACATGGTCGCCACCACGGTCCTCGGAATCGCCCAGGGCCTGTTCAACTGGCTGGTCCTGGTCATCCTGCAGGTCCCCGGCGCCCTGCTCTGGGGGTTGTTGTCGTTCATTTGCAGCTTTATCCCCAACATCGGCTACTTCATCGCGATCGTCCCGCCGCTGTTCTTTGGTTTCCTCACCGGCGGCTGGCCGACTGTCGTGGCCATCATCGTCATCTATGGCGGGATCAACAGCGTGATCCAGTCCATCATCCAGCCCAAGTACGTGGGCAACGCGGTGTCGCTCAGCGAGACTCTGACCTTTGCCTCCGTCCTCTTCTGGGCCCTGCTTCTGGGCCCGGTCGGAGCCATCCTTGCAGTCCCCCTGACGCTCTTCGTTCGCACGATCCTGCTCGATTCCGACCCGTCGATGTCATGGTGGCGGCCCTTCACGGGCGACAGAACCGACCTGCAGGTGCTCCTCAAGCAAGAGGACGAGGCGATCCGGGCCCGCCGCGGACGGCCCCGGCCGGGGCGCCCGGAAACGGGCAGTGCGCCGAAGGCATGA